The Theileria equi strain WA chromosome 2 map unlocalized gcontig_1105316255037, whole genome shotgun sequence genomic sequence ATATCCCAAACTAACTTTCCTAGTATAATATTTACAGGTTCATTGTTTAATAGCGCCTCGTTCCGTAGAGGGATTGAAGAGTTTGTCAATTACTGGTCAAAGGGCACCTTAAGTTGCTATTTCTGTTCCATAAACTCGTTAACCTCGATAGATTGCGCCTTAAATCAAAATAAATTTTGAATGTAACCCTCTATATGTTATTCATTTATAGTGTCTATGGTATACGCAGTTTGTGTTTGTTCTGAGTTTGTATAGCTGTTTTAATGCTGATACTATGTTCATAAcgttctgattattcctCTAAGGATGGTATCAGAATTTACATCGCACCGTATACGAGGTCTTTATCACAAATTCTTCAAAAGATCATTATGGACGCTACCAGAAATACCTCGTATTCAGCCTGCGCATTGTAGGAATCTCAATGATCCTGAGAATCTCACGAGATACGTGGAAGAACTGGTATGTACCTGAGTTACACACACAACCGCTTAGGCACTCGACAAATGTAACGATTTAAGGCTAATCAGAGAAGCAAGTCTCCTATTAAATGACAATTCTAATAAGTTATATCCGTTACAAGTGGTTAGGGTTTGTTTTGGGATCTAAATTATGACTCTGTACAGTGTCTCAATGCCTTTTCAGTGCTAGGTTACTCTGATGAGGCCGTACTATCGTCTGTTATCGCAAGGTTCTTTTATAATCAAACGTTATTACGATAATAGAGCCCAAGAACTAACTGAGGAAGCATCACCTAAACGTCTATATGAGTTATTGACTTTGTATTGCTCACTAAACCTATCGCACTTTACGGTATTAATATCCTTctgtttatatttttgcGCAGATTTTGAACCCACTAATTGAAAAACTGAAGgaaaagatgaacaactacTCTCTAGAATTGTGTGATATTTGCAGAAACGTGTCTAGCCTCAATATCACGGACAAGGTTCTGATTGAATCTTTATCCACTCAGATTGAATTAAAGATTGATGACATCGGAAGAAGATACGAAAAGTATGTATTCATCTCAAATTTAACAATCTTACAGGACCATGGAAGGATTTTCTAGGCTTAGGACATTTAGTTCCGACAAGCTAGTGAATGCATACAAGGACGCTTCTATAGAAGTATGTTTGTTGAGTATATCACAGCTTGTAATAGGGATTATCCCTGAGACAAAAGTTATATTTACTTGGAATATCTGCAAGACTGGGAGATGGTAGACACAGTGATATAGTGTTTGTCCGATGTGTTTGTAATGCATATATTTTAGGGATTCAATTATGAAAACCTTTGAAGATAATAAACCTTATTATAGTACGGTTTCTTTGATATTGATCTTGCAAAGATCAATAGGGTAAGTTCCAAAAATAACTTAAACTGGATCTAGAGTCACTTCTTCAAGACTTTTAAAACTCGCCTTGGATACCATGGAACTAGATATGAACAATGAGATGTGTTTAAGCAAACAATTTTCCTACTGGATACTGATGAGTGCAATAATTGCTCAAAACGGTTCAGAAAGGAAGACCATAATCGCAGTGCTACGACACATTCTAAGGACGAAGGACCTGCTACTTTCACATACCCAAATGATCCACCTTTTGTACTCTACAGCCCTACTCTCACTGTTAGTTTAGATTAATGATCGCCATAAAATGTACAGTGATGAAGAGGTTGGAGATGTTTATGAAGGGCTACTCAGCCAAGTAAAGGCCAGCTGCAGGAAGTTAAACATAAAACAGCAGGGAGCATTGTATGATTCTTTACACATTCTATCAAAGTATGATCAAAACAAGGATCCTATCCTGGAGAAAATTCTAGAAGATAAGATTCCGTCGTCCCTGCCGATAATGTATGATGAAACCTCCAAATTCAAAATAGGTCACATTGGCGGTAGATCATTCCTATATCAAGCGGTAGATaatgaaattaaaagtagAGTCGCATGTATTAACGAGTCGGATGTACTAACAGTAGTGGACAATACTGTCCAAACTGTCCGGTCCCCTACTCTTCGTTTGGACCTGCAGGTCTCTGAGAGGCTGCATGAATCGGCAGAAATAATCTATAAAGACGTAAAAGTTGTCATCCCAAATAAAAAATTGGCCGAAGTATTGACGTGAAATGCCTCTGAATCCGCCGGGCGTCTTGCGGTTACCACCACATGGAACATCAAATTCAAAGGCAATGTGTCATTCGGC encodes the following:
- a CDS encoding hypothetical protein (encoded by transcript BEWA_041160A); translated protein: MGNRIGVELSRNHFSGYEELNVVILDENNESKLHVQTLSEKCAKFMDVSIHTSLTGHTTMYTLKMANPDFKLCNDKFKEYYGIIKQICVFGDLALSDFKLDPETKVVKYREDRLSFRTIDLLTSLDRLIFTNGDSNANDEHSECNLKLNYPIILVLLDSSVTYYLVDDREKQVKFLGNSPIGPVSLLSLFKLFANRTGQSQRNFSLDYIIELAKSGTNTNCDMLVSDIYGDAYKEMGLPGDLLASTFGKLQFSASNQDNSVHRNTTFEDTKDANTSGKPLDDIKESPGSTETNLHGDRHNNIKAEDFAKSLTLLLTINTTHIAYLHSQINNSTRMVSEFTSHRIRGLYHKFFKRSLWTLPEIPRIQPAHCRNLNDPENLTRYVEELALDKCNDLRLIREASLLLNDNSNKLYPLQVVRCLNAFSVLGYSDEAVLSSVIARAQELTEEASPKRLYELLTLYCSLNLSHFTILNPLIEKLKEKMNNYSLELCDICRNVSSLNITDKVLIESLSTQIELKIDDIGRRYEKTMEGFSRLRTFSSDKLVNAYKDASIEGLSLRQKLYLLGISARLGDGRHSDIVDSIMKTFEDNKPYYSTVSLILILQRSIGVTSSRLLKLALDTMELDMNNEMCLSKQFSYWILMSAIIAQNGSERKTIIAVLRHILRTKDLLLSHTQMIHLLYSTALLSLDEEVGDVYEGLLSQVKASCRKLNIKQQGALYDSLHILSKYDQNKDPILEKILEDKIPSSLPIMYDETSKFKIGHIGGRSFLYQAVDNEIKSRVACINESDVLTVVDNTVQTVRSPTLRLDLQVSERLHESAEIIYKDVKVVIPNKKLAEVLT